The Helianthus annuus cultivar XRQ/B chromosome 16, HanXRQr2.0-SUNRISE, whole genome shotgun sequence genome includes a window with the following:
- the LOC110916822 gene encoding uncharacterized protein LOC110916822 — MEFNFSTLSSHPLFSTIVTLYTLILLYAPSLFIRIVLSPVLNSTGIILLFLLKLGTNERLEKESNCFEPKVLDHKDEQHEQLTSLEQRFLDLVDRNQTHKESHQMQAEVEHDLGSGLNPQDDHYKWELLDKYSIQSSSQVVDKVDPRMELDSKQVNATMKFLKWNMKAPLEIIYEAYEGEEEEDDEEEEEEKEDDNNEMNMVYTDKHFSEIERYPSLSMYYPESETDSSSDDDFPMNKKWETHESVFFKWEKEDDDREELIEISVDLYEKRSIELCRAEEDNLIEIDIFQERN, encoded by the coding sequence ATGGAATTCAATTTCTCTACTCTTTCTTCACACCCTCTATTCTCCACAATTGTTACTCTATACACTTTAATTCTCCTTTATGCACCATCCTTGTTTATTAGAATTGTTCTTTCTCCTGTCCTCAATTCCACCGGAATCATACTCCTTTTCCTCCTCAAGTTAGGTACCAATGAGAGATTGGAAAAGGAATCCAATTGTTTCGAACCAAAAGTTCTTGATCATAAAGATGAACAACATGAACAACTTACTTCTTTGGAACAAAGGTTTCTTGACTTGGTGGATCGAAATCAAACCCACAAAGAATCCCATCAAATGCAAGCGGAAGTCGAGCATGATTTAGGCTCGGGATTGAATCCCCAAGATGATCATTACAAATGGGAGTTACTAGATAAATATtccatacaatcatcatcacaagTGGTTGATAAAGTAGACCCAAGAATGGAATTGGATTCCAAGCAAGTGAATGCAACAATGAAGTTTCTTAAATGGAACATGAAAGCACCATTAGAGATCATATATGAAGCGTATGAAGGAGAGGAGGAGGAGGATGacgaagaggaagaggaagaaaaAGAAGACGATAATAATGAAATGAACATGGTTTATACGGATAAACACTTCTCGGAAATCGAGAGATATCCATCGTTATCGATGTATTACCCCGAGAGTGAGACAGATAGCTCGTCAGATGATGATTTTCCGATGAACAAAAAGTGGGAAACACACGAGAGCGTGTTTTTTAAATGGGAAAAGGAAGACGATGATCGGGAAGAGCTTATAGAGATTTCGGTAGATCTTTACGAGAAGAGAAGTATCGAATTATGCCGTGCCGAGGAAGATAATTTGATTGAAATCGACATTTTTCAGGAGAGAAATTGA